In Desulfomonile tiedjei DSM 6799, a genomic segment contains:
- a CDS encoding DUF362 domain-containing protein, protein MIPRIGHIESYEETEKIASFIREVLRLQWEAMGWNSLSCTSKMVVVKPNWIQESHDKNANEWESVITHPIIVEIVVDELAANMGGTGSIIICDAPHSNARFAKIIDRGDLGVRLDRLRQRYPRLSLSVLDLRREIFVIRNGVIVDRLANVPDPLGYTQLNLGVDSLFFQHPGEGHYYGADYDRKEVNDHHCGTKHEYLIASTPLNSDLFINLPKLKTHKKTGLTCSLKNLVGINGDKNWLPHHAEGYPGEGGDEFPEARFSYHMESVLKRSMHQMALLMPGLGTRILEVTRSLGKKFLGDSERVVRNGNWYGNDTCWRMALDLNRALLYGNLDGTWREAGNRKHFLCIVDGIVGGEGHGPTRPHPVKSKVLVAGSNPAEVDATVSRLMGFEPSMIPLVREAFACHRWPIFSQNLEEIEIDDFRHDSSGRIHLRNVTPAVPGGFEPHFGWSRLRGDHRK, encoded by the coding sequence ATGATTCCAAGGATTGGTCACATAGAGTCCTACGAGGAAACGGAAAAGATTGCCTCTTTTATCAGAGAAGTATTACGCCTGCAGTGGGAAGCAATGGGTTGGAACTCACTGTCTTGTACATCCAAGATGGTCGTAGTAAAACCCAACTGGATTCAAGAGTCTCACGACAAGAATGCAAACGAGTGGGAATCGGTCATTACTCACCCCATTATTGTAGAAATTGTCGTTGACGAATTGGCTGCAAACATGGGGGGCACTGGTTCCATTATCATCTGTGACGCCCCTCATAGTAATGCCCGGTTTGCAAAGATAATCGACCGAGGAGATCTTGGGGTTAGACTCGACAGGTTACGACAACGTTACCCGCGGTTGTCGCTGAGTGTGCTGGATCTCCGCCGCGAGATTTTCGTGATTCGCAACGGAGTAATTGTCGACAGATTGGCAAATGTTCCCGATCCATTGGGTTACACACAGTTGAACCTGGGGGTTGATAGCCTATTTTTTCAGCATCCTGGAGAGGGACACTATTATGGGGCGGATTATGACCGTAAGGAAGTCAACGACCATCACTGTGGAACCAAGCACGAGTATCTGATAGCATCGACGCCCCTCAATTCCGATCTGTTTATCAATCTTCCCAAGCTCAAAACGCACAAGAAGACAGGCCTGACGTGCTCTTTGAAGAATCTGGTGGGTATCAACGGTGACAAGAATTGGTTGCCCCATCATGCAGAAGGCTACCCGGGAGAAGGTGGAGACGAATTTCCGGAAGCACGATTCTCTTACCATATGGAGAGTGTTCTCAAACGGAGTATGCACCAGATGGCGCTTCTGATGCCTGGACTTGGAACACGAATTCTGGAAGTCACGCGGTCGCTTGGCAAGAAGTTCCTGGGAGACAGCGAACGTGTCGTGCGAAATGGTAATTGGTACGGTAATGACACGTGCTGGCGCATGGCATTGGATTTGAATCGAGCACTTCTTTACGGAAACCTGGATGGTACCTGGAGAGAGGCGGGGAACCGCAAGCACTTTCTTTGCATTGTAGACGGGATCGTAGGTGGTGAGGGCCATGGTCCCACTCGCCCGCATCCTGTCAAATCCAAAGTGCTTGTAGCAGGGAGTAATCCGGCAGAAGTTGACGCGACAGTGTCAAGACTGATGGGGTTTGAACCCTCTATGATCCCCTTGGTCAGGGAAGCCTTTGCTTGTCATCGATGGCCTATCTTCTCACAGAATTTGGAAGAGATCGAAATAGACGACTTTCGGCACGATTCATCAGGCAGAATCCATCTGAGAAATGTAACGCCAGCCGTACCAGGCGGGTTCGAACCTCATTTTGGATGGTCTCGTTTGAGAGGAGATCATCGGAAGTGA
- a CDS encoding oligosaccharide flippase family protein, with product MESLAAKSVWSAFASVIGILGRFASNIMIARILGPIGIGQFAFLTCVCESLYVLTNFGLSNGMTRYVAELQGGGRTSEINGLMKWIYKRSVIACLFGCTLLMLFLWWYEKETHYLDMVLTSSIVLAFVSTFFASMKTAEYTGRLDFHSLALVNLVSAILLIIVQYFGVFFFGVTGAVVGYALGSLPLLLLILGVLKPNRVTRTPSPMLKQEFWTYTSNAWIGHIVSAVVWGRVEIFFIEKYWNSYEVGLFSAGLTLSSMAIYAPLLLRGAFLPHFANLLGAEDRSTIEHTYAAGTRIMTLLAFPLGLGGAAIVPVLLPFLYGEQFRPAVPMAVVLIGLSCLTFGGVGSALVYGIGYSRFVAFVEGLGGLIAIGACFFVIPSHGAWGAVWVRAGVQTGIIAFQTLYIAFGLKHKVPYMFIVKTLFAAAFCALSARAVLTLLPFPAAIPLAVGTGVGMYAICLRFLRVINREDAEWLGRKFAWAPWRIRAGLLTGLRWMTVK from the coding sequence ATGGAGTCGTTAGCAGCAAAAAGCGTTTGGTCGGCATTTGCAAGTGTGATCGGCATTCTTGGGCGTTTCGCGAGCAACATCATGATCGCGCGAATACTAGGGCCGATCGGAATAGGGCAGTTCGCTTTCTTGACGTGCGTCTGTGAAAGCCTCTACGTACTGACGAATTTCGGTCTTTCAAATGGAATGACACGCTATGTAGCCGAATTGCAGGGAGGAGGTCGCACAAGTGAAATTAATGGTTTGATGAAATGGATCTACAAACGATCTGTTATTGCGTGTCTGTTCGGGTGCACTCTGTTGATGCTGTTTCTATGGTGGTACGAAAAAGAAACACACTATTTAGACATGGTATTGACCTCTTCAATAGTGCTTGCATTCGTATCGACTTTCTTCGCCAGCATGAAAACTGCCGAATATACCGGGAGGTTAGACTTTCATTCACTGGCTTTGGTCAATCTCGTTTCTGCGATTCTCTTGATCATAGTACAATATTTCGGAGTATTCTTTTTCGGGGTAACCGGAGCGGTTGTAGGCTATGCGCTCGGCAGTCTCCCATTACTGTTGTTGATCCTGGGCGTTTTAAAACCGAATCGAGTTACACGCACCCCAAGCCCCATGCTGAAACAGGAATTCTGGACATATACGAGCAATGCATGGATCGGTCATATCGTTTCCGCTGTGGTTTGGGGACGGGTCGAAATCTTCTTTATAGAAAAATATTGGAACAGCTACGAAGTCGGCTTGTTCAGCGCCGGTCTCACCCTTTCGAGTATGGCAATTTATGCTCCTCTGCTACTACGGGGTGCATTCTTGCCTCATTTCGCCAATCTCCTGGGAGCTGAGGATAGAAGCACTATCGAACATACGTACGCAGCCGGAACACGCATCATGACATTGCTGGCTTTTCCACTCGGTCTGGGGGGAGCAGCAATTGTTCCGGTTCTGCTTCCCTTCTTGTACGGCGAGCAGTTTAGGCCTGCAGTGCCTATGGCAGTGGTGCTGATAGGGCTTTCATGTCTCACGTTCGGTGGAGTTGGGTCTGCCCTTGTGTATGGGATAGGCTATTCGCGTTTCGTTGCATTCGTAGAAGGACTTGGTGGCTTAATAGCTATAGGCGCCTGTTTTTTTGTTATTCCGTCCCATGGCGCGTGGGGAGCAGTGTGGGTTCGCGCAGGCGTTCAGACGGGAATAATTGCTTTTCAGACTTTGTATATAGCGTTTGGGCTAAAGCATAAGGTACCGTATATGTTCATTGTGAAGACCTTGTTTGCAGCCGCCTTCTGCGCCTTGTCAGCACGGGCTGTTTTGACACTCCTCCCCTTCCCTGCGGCTATTCCTTTAGCAGTCGGCACTGGAGTCGGAATGTACGCCATCTGTCTGAGATTCTTGAGAGTCATAAATCGCGAAGATGCAGAATGGCTGGGAAGGAAGTTTGCCTGGGCCCCGTGGCGGATTAGAGCGGGTCTGCTCACAGGGTTGAGATGGATGACGGTGAAATAG
- a CDS encoding glycosyltransferase family 4 protein has product MHILIITDRFYPEITAPSFRILEHSRKWIELGNEVTVVTCAPNFPRGELFPGYRNALYQEEIIEGIRVIRLFSYMAPNEKLVRRVLDYASFMVSAILQSFRFPGFDLILATSPPLFVPMAGCVISRLLDRPWIFELRDLWPDSIKAVGALNGGIVSFTEKIELFLYRNSDHVISLTHSFKENLVSRGIPAEKITVVENAVDTDFFHPTNVKLDARAALGVNGKDFLAGYIGTVGMAHGIETIVHAASLCKDHEHLKFLIMGEGAERARIQELTNANGLKNVIIRDFIPREQMPSYLSCLDAFLVHLRPDPIFRTVIPSKIFEAMAMEVPIIHAVEGESACLVEDAGAGVCIPSGNAEKLAAEVIGLSAQKDRLTQMGRRGREVAKEKYSREVKARDALKCMELLLEKRSQQKHADAECEK; this is encoded by the coding sequence ATGCACATACTTATCATTACAGATAGATTTTATCCGGAAATTACGGCCCCTTCTTTTCGGATACTGGAACATTCCAGGAAATGGATTGAACTGGGAAATGAAGTCACGGTAGTAACGTGCGCTCCGAATTTTCCGAGAGGGGAGCTGTTTCCTGGGTACAGAAACGCCTTGTATCAAGAGGAAATCATTGAAGGGATTCGAGTAATAAGATTGTTTTCCTACATGGCCCCGAATGAAAAACTCGTTAGACGAGTGCTCGACTACGCCAGCTTCATGGTTTCCGCCATTCTGCAGTCCTTTCGTTTTCCCGGATTCGATCTCATTCTGGCAACTTCTCCTCCTCTGTTTGTGCCTATGGCAGGATGCGTAATCTCGAGGTTGTTGGATCGTCCATGGATTTTTGAACTGAGAGACCTCTGGCCCGATTCGATAAAAGCCGTGGGCGCCTTGAACGGCGGAATCGTCTCGTTTACCGAAAAAATCGAGCTCTTTCTTTACCGGAATTCGGATCATGTTATCAGCCTGACACATTCTTTCAAAGAAAACCTCGTCAGCCGAGGAATACCTGCTGAAAAAATTACAGTCGTGGAAAATGCAGTGGACACTGATTTTTTTCATCCGACAAATGTAAAATTGGATGCTCGAGCTGCTTTGGGCGTGAATGGAAAAGACTTTTTGGCCGGATATATCGGGACGGTAGGCATGGCACACGGGATAGAAACCATTGTACACGCGGCATCGTTATGCAAGGACCACGAGCATCTGAAATTTCTTATTATGGGCGAAGGCGCTGAACGAGCTCGAATTCAAGAGCTTACGAATGCGAATGGTCTCAAAAATGTAATAATTCGAGACTTCATTCCGCGTGAGCAGATGCCCTCTTATCTGAGTTGTCTGGATGCATTTCTCGTTCACTTGAGGCCCGATCCCATATTTCGAACCGTAATTCCATCGAAAATTTTCGAAGCAATGGCAATGGAAGTGCCTATTATTCATGCGGTTGAAGGTGAAAGCGCTTGTCTCGTTGAAGACGCAGGAGCTGGAGTATGCATTCCTTCAGGCAATGCCGAAAAATTAGCCGCAGAAGTAATCGGTTTGAGTGCTCAGAAAGACAGGTTGACTCAGATGGGGAGGAGAGGTCGAGAAGTCGCAAAAGAAAAGTATTCCAGAGAAGTAAAAGCAAGAGATGCATTAAAATGCATGGAATTGCTGCTTGAAAAGAGATCTCAACAGAAACATGCTGATGCAGAATGTGAAAAGTGA
- a CDS encoding sugar transferase: MSINSRIDNIHNCPRAAESCIGTAQNPANRRWTPRAIASELIKIVQQLSATPSLQIKILLVSDVLLAAASVILGYSLSPSYSFFDLTDQHVSAEVAMPAFSAVFSLCGLAAGAYDRRHLRMLWQPLLAVIAAVVMAWAIFLLANYVIYYRSVGRWIVFISTVSLIPTAFGVRALLSFFGSRNQKNILVVGTTATASLVQDEVQKIGGSLSKIAAVAPGHFCAILDQSSRSDPDSKALDEKGGFDLIIVDDACDREVLLRALEYLKEGKQVAGFFWYFESTFQKAPLQKMDLNWLMSADLYLLRPLGRAFKRASDVLLASVGLVLCLPLWVLIGILVKISGPGPIFYYQTRVGLDGKTFSLIKFRSMVDGAESQGKPVWASKNDSRVTQIGRILRKTRLDETPQFINVLKGDMSFVGPRPERPEFVSLLSSSIPYYDVRHLVKPGITGWAQIMYRYGSSEKDAAEKLCYDLYYIKNGNFILDLAIIIRTLGTVMRGAR; this comes from the coding sequence ATGAGCATCAACTCAAGAATTGATAATATACATAACTGTCCACGAGCGGCTGAAAGTTGCATCGGTACGGCCCAAAATCCTGCAAATAGAAGGTGGACACCCAGAGCGATTGCGTCTGAATTAATCAAGATCGTACAACAACTATCTGCCACCCCTTCACTGCAAATTAAGATTTTGCTGGTTTCGGATGTCTTATTAGCTGCAGCCTCAGTGATTTTAGGGTATTCACTGTCCCCTTCGTATTCTTTTTTCGATTTGACCGACCAACATGTAAGCGCAGAGGTCGCAATGCCGGCCTTCAGTGCCGTTTTTTCTCTGTGCGGGCTAGCTGCAGGAGCATACGACCGAAGGCATTTACGTATGCTATGGCAGCCTCTTCTTGCTGTAATTGCAGCGGTAGTGATGGCTTGGGCAATATTTTTACTTGCAAATTATGTTATCTACTATCGTAGTGTAGGTAGATGGATCGTTTTTATTAGTACAGTTTCGCTCATTCCGACAGCATTCGGCGTGAGAGCACTATTATCGTTTTTTGGGTCAAGAAATCAGAAAAATATTCTGGTAGTAGGAACCACTGCTACTGCCAGTCTGGTTCAGGATGAAGTTCAGAAGATCGGAGGATCTTTGTCGAAGATAGCTGCAGTTGCTCCAGGTCACTTCTGCGCCATTCTGGATCAATCTTCCCGCTCGGACCCGGACTCCAAGGCATTGGACGAAAAAGGCGGGTTCGATCTCATTATTGTGGATGACGCATGCGACCGCGAAGTACTTCTCAGGGCTTTGGAGTATCTCAAGGAAGGGAAACAGGTTGCAGGATTCTTCTGGTATTTCGAGAGCACTTTTCAGAAGGCCCCTTTGCAAAAAATGGACCTGAATTGGCTCATGTCTGCCGATCTCTATTTACTGAGACCGCTAGGCCGAGCATTCAAACGCGCCTCGGACGTGCTCCTGGCGAGCGTAGGTTTGGTCCTCTGCCTGCCTCTGTGGGTGTTAATCGGGATTCTTGTAAAAATAAGCGGCCCGGGACCGATTTTCTATTATCAGACCCGTGTTGGCCTGGATGGCAAGACATTTTCTCTCATTAAGTTTAGATCTATGGTGGATGGCGCTGAATCGCAGGGAAAACCGGTGTGGGCATCCAAGAACGATAGCCGGGTGACTCAAATCGGGAGAATCTTACGAAAAACCCGACTTGACGAAACCCCTCAGTTTATCAATGTCTTAAAAGGCGACATGTCGTTTGTCGGACCGCGTCCCGAACGTCCTGAATTCGTATCTCTCCTCTCGTCAAGTATTCCATATTACGATGTACGACACCTAGTAAAGCCCGGAATTACAGGATGGGCGCAGATTATGTACCGGTATGGATCCAGCGAAAAAGATGCTGCAGAAAAGCTCTGTTACGATTTATACTATATAAAGAATGGTAATTTTATATTGGACCTTGCAATTATCATAAGAACCCTTGGCACAGTTATGCGTGGCGCCAGGTGA